From the Lathyrus oleraceus cultivar Zhongwan6 chromosome 4, CAAS_Psat_ZW6_1.0, whole genome shotgun sequence genome, one window contains:
- the LOC127074701 gene encoding calmodulin-lysine N-methyltransferase — protein MENKTNEKASSLRWKILRQALLSNPSPPNPDEQSQLSIKHISRRTTHGFNLIPSHVIDDERSSNKCNGSSAKDARVCYTLPIPGAPQLFLRQRVDNHADLDDFQTCNRYNIDNTGLVCNWPSEDVLAHYCLSHRDIFRSKKVIEIGSGYGLAGFVIAAVTEASEVVISDGNPLVVDYTQRNIEANSGAFGNTVVKSMMLHWNQEDISSVADNFDIIVASDCTFFKDFHRDLARIVKHLLSKTKSSEAIFLSPKRGNSLDLFLEVAEENGLHISVTENYDKEVWKRHAGFLHGADRDSWPSYETGHCYPLLIRITR, from the exons ATGGAAAACAAAACGAACGAGAAAGCTTCATCTTTAAGATGGAAAATCCTTCGTCAAGCTCTTCTCTCTAATCCCTCTCCTCCAAATCCAG ACGAACAATCTCAATTGAGTATCAAACACATTTCAAGAAGAACCACTCACGGATTCAACTTGATACCCTCTCATGTAATCGATGATGAACGTAGTTCAAATAAATGCAATGGTTCTTCTGCCAAAGATGCTCGAGTTTGTTATACTTTGCCAATTCCTGGCGCTCCTCAACTGTTTTTGAG GCAAAGAGTTGACAACCATGCTGACCTCGATGATTTTCAGACATGTAACAGATATAACATTGACAACACTGGGCTTGTCT GTAATTGGCcatctgaagatgttcttgctcATTATTGCTTGTCGCATAGAGATATATTCAG GTCTAAAAAGGTTATTGAGATTGGTTCTGGCTATGGTTTGGCTGGATTTGTTATTGCAGCTGTTACTGAGGCATCAGAGGTTGTAATCTCAGATGGAAATCCACTAGTAGTTGATT ATACTCAGCGTAATATTGAAGCTAATTCTGGAGCATTTGGGAATACAGTTGTGAAGTCAATGATGCTTCATTGGAATCAGGAAGATATTTCTAGTGTTGCAGACAATTTTGATATCATTGTTGCAAGTGATTG CACTTTCTTTAAGGACTTCCACAGAGATCTTGCTCGAATTGTCAAGCACTTGTTGTCAAAAACAAAATCTTCTGAGGCTATATTTTTAAGTCCAAAAAGAGGCAACTCATTGGACCTGTTCTTGGAGGTGGCTGAAGAAAATGGCCTGCATATCAGTGTAACAGAGAACTACGACAAAGAAGTCTGGAAACGTCATGCGGGATTCTTGCATGGTGCAGATAGGGACTCTTGGCCTAGTTATGAGACAGGGCACTGCTATCCACTCTTAATCAGAATTACCCGTTGA